One Saimiri boliviensis isolate mSaiBol1 chromosome 5, mSaiBol1.pri, whole genome shotgun sequence genomic window carries:
- the LOC141584430 gene encoding uncharacterized protein LOC141584430 isoform X2, producing MSQVSRLCCTGILHGTVSSSAQVGPETLTGIVSSSVQVGPLALSSIGGEPRGRLALGPMSLGPCPSAMCPAPGALKLRSFLAPWCHALSCVSSSAQVGTLALTGIVSSSAQKGPLALTCIDVEPGGRLM from the exons ATGAGCCAGGTGTCCAGGCTCTGTTGCACTGGTATCCTGCATGGAACTG TGAGCTCTTCTGCCCAGGTGGGGCCTGAGACATTGACTGGCATAG TGAGCTCTTCTGTGCAAGTGGGCCCTTTGGCATTGAGCAGCATAG GTGGTGAACCCAGAGGAAGACTTGCATTGGGCCCAATGTCTCTGGGCCCATGTCCGTCAGCCATGTGCCCAGCCCCTGGTGCACTGAAGCTCAGGTCCTTCTTGGCACCCTGGTGTCATGCACTGAGCTGTG TGAGCTCTTCTGCCCAGGTGGGCACCCTGGCATTGACTGGCATAG TGAGTTCTTCAGCTCAGAAGGGCCCCTTGGCCTTGACCTGCATAG ACGTTGAGCCCGGAGGAAGACTTATGTGA
- the LOC141584430 gene encoding uncharacterized protein LOC141584430 isoform X1 — MSQVSRLCCTGILHGTVSSSAQVGPETLTGIDGEPRERLTLGPVSLYQCPSAMCPAPGALKLRPFLAPWSPVLSCVSSSVQVGPLALSSIGGEPRGRLALGPMSLGPCPSAMCPAPGALKLRSFLAPWCHALSCVSSSAQVGTLALTGIVSSSAQKGPLALTCIDVEPGGRLM; from the exons ATGAGCCAGGTGTCCAGGCTCTGTTGCACTGGTATCCTGCATGGAACTG TGAGCTCTTCTGCCCAGGTGGGGCCTGAGACATTGACTGGCATAG ATGGTGAACCCAGAGAAAGACTTACATTGGGCCCTGTGTCTCTGTACCAGTGTCCATCAGCCATGTGTCCAGCCCCTGGTGCACTGAAGCTCAGGCCCTTCCTGGCACCCTGGTCTCCTGTATTGAGCTGTG TGAGCTCTTCTGTGCAAGTGGGCCCTTTGGCATTGAGCAGCATAG GTGGTGAACCCAGAGGAAGACTTGCATTGGGCCCAATGTCTCTGGGCCCATGTCCGTCAGCCATGTGCCCAGCCCCTGGTGCACTGAAGCTCAGGTCCTTCTTGGCACCCTGGTGTCATGCACTGAGCTGTG TGAGCTCTTCTGCCCAGGTGGGCACCCTGGCATTGACTGGCATAG TGAGTTCTTCAGCTCAGAAGGGCCCCTTGGCCTTGACCTGCATAG ACGTTGAGCCCGGAGGAAGACTTATGTGA